In the genome of Deinococcus multiflagellatus, the window CCTGTTCGAACAGCGCCTGATCGACGCTTTTGGATTTCTCGAACAGGTACCAGGGGTAGATGACTTCGGTGCCCTGGCTGTTCGCGGCGGGCACGTCCAGCGCGTAGTTCTTGTCCGGGTTGTCGCGCCAGTTGAAGGTGAATTTCTCCCACGGGTCGCCGGGAATCAGGTTGTGGGCGATGCGGGCGAACAGGTTGTTTCGCCCGTGGGGCGTGCCCCCATACACGATCACGTCGGTGTTCGCGGAGAGCGCGGCGTGCACGCTGTCGGCGCGGGGCACTTTGGAGTGCTCGTCCACGAAGTAGATCGAGGAGCGCCCCCCGCGCCCGATGTTGTCCCCGCCCTCGCCCTTGATGCTGGCCCCGTTGGCCGGATTCAGCAGCAGGGCTTCCTTGCTGTGCAGCTTCTCCGAGAAGCCCTGGGGTCTGAGGAACGCGGGCAGGCGCCGGACGATGAAGCGGGCCTTCTCGAACAGGGTGTCGAGGTCCCCGCTCTTGTCCACCAGGTCCAGCTTGCGGCTGCCCAGGCCGCCACTGAAGCCCGCTTCGAACAGCCAGCAATGGATGTAGTAGCCGATCACGATCCAGGTCATGCCCTCGTCGCGGCTTTTCTCCACGAGGCCGTTCCTGCGGCGCCGGCGCAGGTCCTGCAGGAACCGGATGAAATCCACCTGCCGGGGGCGCAGGGTCAGGGGCAGCATGGCGGGCAGGCCCCGGCCCGGGTTGCGCGGCTCGTACAGCCACACCCAGTCGTTCAGGAACGTGACCGGGTCAATCCGGGCAGCGGCCAAGGCCACGACCCGGGCCTCGGCGTCCTCAATGCATTTCTGCAGGAGGCGCAACCGGCGCCGCCCTTCCGTTTCGAAGCGGCGTTTCACCCGCTCGCTGAAGGCCATCACGGCCTCTTCAATCAGGACTTTGCGCTGGGCCAGGGCGCTGAGGTTCGGGCCGGGCGCGGTCACTTCACCTGCTCCAGCAACTTCGCGTACTCCTGCGCGATCTGCTCACCCGTGGCCTTGTCCGCGTTGAACGTGGTCTGATTCTGGATCGGCCCGCCATCCGGCCCGGTGTGAATGTGGTGCTCACTGAACAGGCCCAGCGAACTGCCGGCCAGTTTGACCACGTCCAGCAGGCTGATCAGCTCCACGTTCCGGCCGTGCGCCGTGGTCTTCACCGCACTGATGAACTTGTGCTTCCCCGCCCGCTGCACCTTGTCCAGGTCGATGTAGGGCGTGGGCTTCAGGCGGGTACGCGGTTCCAGCACCGTGACGTCCGGGTTCTTGCGCACCTGAATGGCCAGCGTCGTTTCCCGCCGGCGCAACTGGGCCACCTCGCGCTCTAGGGTGGCGCGCTCCACCTCATAGGGGTCGGGCTCGTCCGGCTGCCCCCGCTTTTTCTTCGGCACCGGAGGTAAGGCGCGCAGCATGTCCTCTGCCGCTTCCAGTTCCGCCCGGACGTCGGCCAGGACGGTGCTGGCCAGCACCTCCTCCCAGTCCGTCACCTTCTCGTTCACGTAGGAGGTGACCTCGCCCGGGTCGAATTCCAGCATCTCGTGAATGGCGGCCTGGAGGCTCTCGCGCGTGTATCCGCGCGCAATCCAGCCCGCCCGGATTGCCTCGCTGACGTGAACACGGGTTAACAGGCGGCTTCCCTGCTCCTTGGCGGTGCGCTCGCTGTAGCCGGCGTCTTTCGCCGCTTCCGTGTTGTTTTTGAAGTCCAGTTTCGCCATGACGAACCGGCGCTCCTGGGGGGAGCAGCGCTCGTACTTCGCCATGAAGTCCTGGGCGGCAGGGGTCAGCTCAGGCGGCGCGGGCGGGGGCGCCGCTTCCACCTGAGGTTGCTTTGCCTTGGCGGACGCCTGGACCTTCTTATCTGCAGGTTTGGTGCTACCCCGCTTGGACGAAGCAGGGGACTTGGCCGCACGGGGCATGATTCACCTCCTGGGGTGACGTGGAGTGAGGTTAGAGACCGAAGTACAGGCGGTACTTCACGCCAGAAGTCGCCAAGATGGCCTGCAACCGGGCCTCTCCATCCCGGGCAAAAGGCCGACCCACCCGGTGAATCACCAAGGTGTGCCTCAGGCCACGCAGGTCCTCTGGCGAGGTCACGATGACAATGCCAACCGGGCTGATGCCTGCCGCGTCCAGGGCGGAGAGCGCGTCATCGCGCCGGGGGCACAGCACCACGATCTGTTCCCCAAAAGTCTTGAGGATGCGCTCAGCCGCAGAGGGCTGGTCATCGTGGTGGCCAGAGGGGACCGCTGGCGGCACCAGAGGAGCTGCAGGGGTCTGGGGGAGCGGTGGGGAGAGGCGCTGGCGCAGGAGCTGAAACAGAGCTCGGATCATGGTTCCTCCTTGATGAGGCGGTCGTAGGCCGCCATGACGTCCTCGTAGGGCGCGTCGGGGGGCAGGTGGGTGGGGGCGGGTGGGTGCAACGGTGCACCGTCTTTGCCCGTGACCTCCACGCGCTGGCGGCCCCAGCGGTCGGGGTGGCGCCGTTCCAGGTACCAGGCATCCGCCCGCCAGTTGCCCTTCTGGCCGGACAGGCGAATGCGGGCCACGCTTTCGATCTCGGCGCTGGCCTGGGCGTCCAGGACCGCCGCGCGGAACTCGCGGTAGATCTCGTTGGCGGCGCCCCCCTGCTGGCCGCGCTTCTGCCACTCGTAGTAGGTGTCGGGGTTGATCCCGACGTAGTCGCAGCAGGTCTCGACGCAGTTGCCGGCGCGCACCGCGCGGATGAATTTCTCCTGCAGGGCGGGGGTGAGTTTGGTTTTCCGCCCGCGTAGGGCCATAGGGGTCACCTCTCAGGGGAACAGGGGCGCGGCCCGCGCTCGGGGGAGGCGGGCCGCTGGGGAAGGGGGATCAGGGCGGGGCTTTAGGGCGGGGCCGCCACTCCACGAGGCGGTGCTGCGCCGCCGCCGCCACGAAGGCCTGGGCGCCCACCTCATAGGCCCGCCAGCCGGGCTGGTCCGGGGTGGGGCCGAGGTGCCGCGCGTAAAGGCCGCCCGGGGCGATCTCGCGGCGGCCGGAGCGGGGCGCAGGGCCAGACCAGTGAATCACCACGGTGGCGCCCGGCCCCTCGCGCCGGATCAGGGCCTCGCACTGCAGCACGAACGCCGCCAGATCTGTAAAGCGTCCAGGGAGCACTTTTCGGCCCACGCCACTACCTCCGGAGGATGGTGCCTCGGATGTGCTGCGCGATTGCGCGGGTCATGAGGGGCGGCACGCTGTTGCCGATACCGTTCCAGGCGGCAATGAAGTCGTCCACCTCATCGCCGGCACGGGCGAACTGGTAGGCGTCGGGGAAGCTCCCCAGGCGCTTGAGTTCGGGGATGGTCATCAGGCGCGGCCAGCGCCAGTGGTACAGCCCGGCGTTCGCGCGGCCGTCGCACGTCACGCCCACGGTCTTGAGGATCGTCGGACTGGGCCGGTCCGGCGAGATCTTCATGTGGCTGAACAGGTGCCCCTTCGGGTGAATCGCCTTGAACGACTGCCCCGGCTTGATGCGCGCCCAGACGGGAATCCAGTGGTCCTGCAGCTTCATGCCTTGTGGTGTGTTGGAGAGGCCGTACAGGGCGTCGCGCACCGTGACCGGCCGCGTCTGCGGGCGCGGCAGGGTGGGCTGCAGGCCCAGGTCCTCCCGCACGCCGATGACGATCAGGCGGCCGCGAGCCTGGGGCACGCCGAGCTGCGAGGCCACAAGGATGCCACTCACGGTGCGGTACCCGGGCCCCGCCGCGCGCAGGGCGGCGAGCGCCTCACCGTAGATCTGCCGCATCGGCCCGGCCACCATGCCCCGCACGTTTTCCATCACGAAGGTCCGGGGCGCCAGGCCGTCCACCAGCCGCACGAACTGGCGGAACAGCTGGTTACGGGGGTCGTCCAGCTGACGCTGGCCCATCGTGGAAAAGCCCTGGCAGGGCGGCGAGCCGTCGAACAGGTCGAGTTCGCCCGGCGCCAGGCCGGTGCGGCGCAACACCTCGGCCACGCTCAGCTGCGCGATGTCGCCGTGGTACACATCCAGGTGCGGGTAGTTCAGGCGCAGGGTGTCGGCGGCGTGCGCGTCCCACTCCACGGCGAGCAACTCGCGGTACCCGGCCATGTGGTAGCCGGTGCTGCTCCCTCCACGTCCAGCAAACGTGCTGATGACCGTCGGGGCGTCCGGCGCCCGGGGGGCCAGCGCGGCCTGCCAGGCCTGCTCGAGCAGCCCCGGGTAGGCTGGCACGTGAAGGAAGCTGGGGCGCGTCATGCCTGGATCTGTCCCTGGCAGTGCGGGCAGATGATCAGGCGCGTGCCGGCCGGCGCTTCGGGCAGGGGCGCGGGAACGTGCTGGCCGGGTGAACTGGCGACGCTGGCCGCAGCGGCGGGCGCGGGGCCAGTGGAGGCCTGCGGGGGCACGGCCCCGGGTGGGGGCAGCACGGGGTCCGGCACCTCGTGGAACGAGGCGGGCAGCTCGCCCCCCACCTTCGCGGTCAGGGCTTCGAGGTCCTGGGGCGTGAAACCCGTACCGTACAGGGTGGGGTCGATGGCGCTCAGCTCGGAGAGCACGTCCAGCAGCAGGGCGTCGTCCCAGGCGCCGAGTTCGCGGGTCCGGGTCTCGGCCAGGGCGTAGCCCTCCACCGCGCCCGGGGCCAGCTTGACGTGCACGCAGGTGACGTACCACTCTTCACCGCGCACCGTCACGTTGGCCGGCGCTGGGCCCCCGTCCGCCTGCAGGATCAGCAGCGAGGCCAGCACGCCGTGGCCCGACGCGATCCGGTCGGACGTGACGTCAATCAGGATGGGGTCGTTGTATCCGTATTTTCCGAGAGAGGCCGCGATGGCCTCCAGATCGTGCCGGCGCGGGTTGCGGTCCCACGCAAGGGTGACGAGGTGGCTCAGGGGGTGCTCGGCCAGCGCGTGGCTGATGACTTTGGGTGCGTTCATGCGGCCACCTCCCGGGCAACCTCGTGGAATGTTGCGCCGTCCTGGCGCGTGGCGACCATCCCCGTCGCCTCCTGCGCGCGGCGGATGATCTGGTCGACGTACTGCGGGTCCAACTCATTCAAGGCCGCGACCCGGCCGCCCTGGTGCGCGGCGATCAGGGTGGTGCCTGAGCCCCCGAACGGGTCCAGGACGAGTTCACCGGGTCGGCTGGAGTTCAGCATGAGACGCCGCACGAGCCGGACCGGCTTCATGGTGGGGTGCAGGTCGTTCCGGTTCGGCTTCTGCTCGTAGATCACGGTGCTGCCATCACGAATGGCTTGCAGCAGCTCCAGGAGCTGGGCTTTGCTCAGGCTGGCCAGGTCCACACTGTCATCGATCACCGTGGTGTTCGTGAAGTCCTGGGCGAAGTAGTGCCCCGCGCCGGGCCGCCAGCCGTACAGCATGGGCTCGTGCCGCCAGTTGTAGTCCTGTCGGCCCATCACCGCCGCGTTTTTCACCCACACCACGGTCTGGCTGTATTTGAACCCGGCGGCGCGGAACGAGGCGTGGAAGGTCTCGCACTCCAGCTCGGCGTAGGCCACGTAGATGCATCCGCCCGGCTTGACCGCCTGAATCATGGAGGCCATCGACGCATTCATGAACGAGCGGAACTGCTCGGGCGTCATGGCGTCGTTCTCGATTTTCAGGCGGTCCTTGGTTTTGCCCTCGTAGTTCACGTTGTAGGGCGGGTCGGTCCAGATCAGGTCCGCCTGCCGGTCGCCCAGCACGCGCCGCAGCTGGGCGGGGTCGGTGCTGTCCCCGCAGCCCACGCGGTGCTCCCCGATCGTCCACAGGTCGCCGGGCTGGGCGATGGTGCGCGCCTGCAGGGTGGGCACGTCGTCCTCGTCGGTGAGGAGTTCGCGCTTCACCTCGCCGTCCAGTTCGGCAATTAAGGCCTGCAGGTCGACGGCGGTGTACCCAGTGCCGTCCAGGCGCCCGGCGCCGGCGAGGTGCTCCAGCAGCTGGCGCAGGGCCTCCGGGTCGCGCGTGGCCAGTTCCGCGTAGCGGTTGTCCGCCAGCAGGATCACGCGGGCCTGATCGTCGTCCACGTCGACCCAGAACACGGGCACGTGCGTCAGGCCAGCGAGCTGCGCGCCTTTCCAGCGGTGCTCGCCAACCAGGATGCGGTTCGTGCCGCGCTGCGCGGTCACGGTGCCCCACCAGCCGCTCTGACGAATGGAATGGGCGATGTCCTCAGGGCGGCCGCGGTTTGGGTTCTCCGGGTGGGGGCGCAGCTGGTCGAGTTCCACCAGTTCGACCTGATCATTGAGCAGGCGTGGGGTCAGAAGAGGCCTCCAAAAGAAACGCCCCGGGGAAGGCCGGGGCATGAGTGGTGTGTTGGGGCGCACAACAAAACGGCGCTTTTTCAGCGCCGGTAGCATTTAAAACAGGTTGTGCACAGTAAGAAAAAAATAGGCGATTGTACGCGGGCTGTCAACGGGCCTCACTCCAAGATCTCATCGTCCAGGTCAGGCGGGGAGAGAGCATCGGCCACCCATTCCGGTTCGTCGTCCAATTCGAAGGCCAGGTCCTGGTCGCGCGAGGCGGGCTGTACAGGGGTCAGCACGCGCCGGAGCGCTTCCAGCGCCAGCACGGCACGCGGGTACCGCTGCCGGATGTGGCGACGCAGGGTGAGCTTGCCACTCTCGCTGTACCAGACCAGTTCCAGTGGATCGGGCGCCTGCCCCGGCTTGCCGGACTCGAAGCGCGTAAGCAGATCCAGCAATTGCCGCCAGCCGTCCGGCCCCACGGGCAGGCCACTGGCCCGCTCAATGTCCGGCCCGTTGAGCAGGGCCAGGGTATGGCTGCCCTGCTGGATTTCCGCTTCATCGCCACGGCGTTCCCGCCCTTCCGGGAGCGTGAGGGCCGTGCCCCAGACCGCGAGGAAGGGGAAGGTGAAGCGGCGGCGCACCGGGCCTGCATCTGGCTGCGCAGGGTCCGGCACCGCCAGTTCCACCCAGAAGCACTCACCGTTGTGCCAGCGGCCAGTTTTCACGTCTGCCGTGCGGCGCCGGGCCACGGTGCGGGCGTGCGCCTGGTAGGCAGCGTGCAGGGCCAGGGCGCGCTCGGCGAGGCGGCGACTGTCCGCCACCAGCCCCTGACTGAGGGCGGTGCAGGCCTGCACCGCGACGCTGTAACTGGCTTGATACGCCTCAACCATCTGGGCGCTGGGCGCGTCCGGGGCGCGGTCGACGGGCCGTCTGGCGGTGCGGTCCCGGTACACCTGGCCGGTCATAAGGGCGCGCGCGATCAGGTTGTGCGCCTCGCGGTGCTCGGGCAGGGGCCGGAGTTCCGCCAGGCCCCACTGACCCCGTGCGGAGCGGGTCAGGGTCAGTGGGCTGCGCTGCTCGCACGGGCACACCAGAACCTGCGCGGCGCGCGAGGCGTCCACTGGGACCTCACGCGGCCCGCAACACCCCTTGACCGGGCAGGGGAGCACTTTGGGCACAGGTACGCGGGCGCGCGGGCCCTCACTCATCGTCTGCCTCGCCGTACCAGACCCGCCAGTCCTCGCCCTCCCTGCGCTCGCGGGTGCCGTGCACCTGGTGGGCGCAGTTCTCCAGCACGAGGGCGAGGTCGTTGGTGTTCTCCTGGTCCAGCTGGTGCCCGTCCTGGCGGAAGGTGGCGGCACTGCCCCAGGGGCCAGACCAGGCCTGGCCTTCCTGTTTGAACGACACTAGGACTTCAACATGCCACCCCTCGGGGGTGCGCCAATTCAGCGTGGTGCAGGTCCGCTCGCCAGTGGCATGGAACGTCCAGGCCTCCGGGTCGCCCAGAACCTCCACGGCACGAGAGGCGGTGAGGTGTTGCTGCACCACGCGGCGCAAATCCGTGCGCAGGCTGTGCCGCGTGGCTTCAGGCAAAGCAGGAAGGGTCACGCTGCACCGCCCTGCGGGCGCTCAAAGGCCAGCACCTCACCCACCAGTTCTTTGAGTTGTGGCAGGTCGCTGTGCAGCCGGTCCAGCGGGTAGTAATCCTGGCCCATCTGGAGGTGCACCTTGATCAGTTCGAACAGCAATCTCTGGTGCAGCGGCAGGTGCGCGGGCAGGGGTGTGGGCACGGTGATGCCCAGGGCGCGTAGCTGCTCGGCGGCGGCCGGGCTGGGCGGCGCCAGGAGGTCGCGCAGATCCTGGGCCTGCTCATGGGGCGGGGGCAGATCCGGCGCGGGAGGGCTGGGGTAGCGCTGCTGCAGTAGCGCCTCCAGGGAAGGCACGGGGGTGGGGGCGCTGCCCACATGCTCGGCGGTGGTCGGGGGCGGCCCCGGCTCAGCCACCACTCGGGGCGCGGGCACGGCCACTGCCTGGGGTGGCG includes:
- a CDS encoding ParB N-terminal domain-containing protein; amino-acid sequence: MNAPKVISHALAEHPLSHLVTLAWDRNPRRHDLEAIAASLGKYGYNDPILIDVTSDRIASGHGVLASLLILQADGGPAPANVTVRGEEWYVTCVHVKLAPGAVEGYALAETRTRELGAWDDALLLDVLSELSAIDPTLYGTGFTPQDLEALTAKVGGELPASFHEVPDPVLPPPGAVPPQASTGPAPAAAASVASSPGQHVPAPLPEAPAGTRLIICPHCQGQIQA
- a CDS encoding DNA cytosine methyltransferase, coding for MTRPSFLHVPAYPGLLEQAWQAALAPRAPDAPTVISTFAGRGGSSTGYHMAGYRELLAVEWDAHAADTLRLNYPHLDVYHGDIAQLSVAEVLRRTGLAPGELDLFDGSPPCQGFSTMGQRQLDDPRNQLFRQFVRLVDGLAPRTFVMENVRGMVAGPMRQIYGEALAALRAAGPGYRTVSGILVASQLGVPQARGRLIVIGVREDLGLQPTLPRPQTRPVTVRDALYGLSNTPQGMKLQDHWIPVWARIKPGQSFKAIHPKGHLFSHMKISPDRPSPTILKTVGVTCDGRANAGLYHWRWPRLMTIPELKRLGSFPDAYQFARAGDEVDDFIAAWNGIGNSVPPLMTRAIAQHIRGTILRR
- a CDS encoding terminase small subunit; translation: MPRAAKSPASSKRGSTKPADKKVQASAKAKQPQVEAAPPPAPPELTPAAQDFMAKYERCSPQERRFVMAKLDFKNNTEAAKDAGYSERTAKEQGSRLLTRVHVSEAIRAGWIARGYTRESLQAAIHEMLEFDPGEVTSYVNEKVTDWEEVLASTVLADVRAELEAAEDMLRALPPVPKKKRGQPDEPDPYEVERATLEREVAQLRRRETTLAIQVRKNPDVTVLEPRTRLKPTPYIDLDKVQRAGKHKFISAVKTTAHGRNVELISLLDVVKLAGSSLGLFSEHHIHTGPDGGPIQNQTTFNADKATGEQIAQEYAKLLEQVK
- a CDS encoding DNA methyltransferase, giving the protein MPRPSPGRFFWRPLLTPRLLNDQVELVELDQLRPHPENPNRGRPEDIAHSIRQSGWWGTVTAQRGTNRILVGEHRWKGAQLAGLTHVPVFWVDVDDDQARVILLADNRYAELATRDPEALRQLLEHLAGAGRLDGTGYTAVDLQALIAELDGEVKRELLTDEDDVPTLQARTIAQPGDLWTIGEHRVGCGDSTDPAQLRRVLGDRQADLIWTDPPYNVNYEGKTKDRLKIENDAMTPEQFRSFMNASMASMIQAVKPGGCIYVAYAELECETFHASFRAAGFKYSQTVVWVKNAAVMGRQDYNWRHEPMLYGWRPGAGHYFAQDFTNTTVIDDSVDLASLSKAQLLELLQAIRDGSTVIYEQKPNRNDLHPTMKPVRLVRRLMLNSSRPGELVLDPFGGSGTTLIAAHQGGRVAALNELDPQYVDQIIRRAQEATGMVATRQDGATFHEVAREVAA